The following proteins are co-located in the Primulina tabacum isolate GXHZ01 chromosome 11, ASM2559414v2, whole genome shotgun sequence genome:
- the LOC142519814 gene encoding uncharacterized protein LOC142519814 yields the protein MYYQRRNTASSILDVFSLNPPPYPVLLILALIFVFLGLQWYVSFESVVESTEENMGWVLMAVTLVLVFAVKWLSSFEDSGCWFYGRSPWERRQMASYFQTSEGGSSPWGVAAVIVLLLVLMQYQSVFRDSWFI from the coding sequence ATGTATTACCAAAGAAGGAACACTGCCTCTTCAATCTTAGATGTCTTCTCTCTGAACCCTCCGCCATATCCAGTTCTGCTGATCTTGGCCCTCATTTTCGTCTTCCTCGGACTCCAATGGTACGTTTCCTTCGAGTCTGTGGTGGAATCCACAGAAGAAAACATGGGATGGGTGCTGATGGCAGTGACCCTGGTGCTGGTGTTTGCTGTCAAGTGGCTATCGAGTTTTGAGGATTCAGGATGTTGGTTCTACGGGAGGTCTCCGTGGGAGAGGAGGCAGATGGCGTCGTACTTCCAGACGTCGGAGGGCGGCAGCTCGCCGTGGGGCGTGGCGGCGGTGATCGTGCTGTTGCTTGTTCTTATGCAGTATCAGTCTGTTTTTCGTGATAGTTGGTTTATATGA
- the LOC142519039 gene encoding uncharacterized protein LOC142519039: protein MKEMDWVYSKRRGPEWKQGWTDQTLASISTPPLPLVAVFTIVIFLLSLSQYSTYKEHFQISVTSFKLLLFLVPVFLIFFMRSRLLSGGGFDLSNFSHHGRQVKRAFARGVAGFPWSIAVLVLLMLLLVVLVSYQSTFQSKWFPFGGSD from the coding sequence atgaaagaaaTGGATTGGGTTTATTCTAAGAGAAGGGGTCCAGAGTGGAAACAAGGCTGGACTGATCAAACCTTGGCTTCCATCTCCACCCCACCGCTTCCACTCGTGGCAGTTTTCACTATCGTCATCTTCTTGTTATCGTTGTCTCAATACTCTACATACAAAGAGCATTTTCAAATTAGTGTGACAAGTTTCAAGTTGTTGCTCTTCTTGGTGCCTGTTTTCTTGATATTCTTCATGCGTTCGAGGTTGCTATCTGGTGGAGGATTTGACTTGTCAAATTTCTCGCACCATGGTCGTCAAGTGAAGCGGGCATTCGCCCGTGGGGTGGCGGGATTCCCATGGAGCATCGCGGTGCTCGTGTTGTTGATGTTGCTGTTGGTTGTGCTGGTGTCGTACCAATCCACGTTTCAGTCCAAGTGGTTTCCCTTTGGCGGATCCGATTAA